The Neorhodopirellula lusitana DNA window ACGAAATGGGGCTACGTACCGAGTTGCCCACCATGGGCAATTATTTACAGCAGCAAGGGTATCGTACCGCTGTGTTCGGCAAGTGGCACATGGGTGTCGCTGATCGCTATCACCCGCTTAAGCGTGGCTTCGATGAGTTCTATGGATTTCGCGGTGGAGCCAGGAGTTTCTATGCCTACGACAACAGAGATTCAACGGCTCGTGAAAATTGGATCGAACGTGGCTTCGAAGGTTATCAAGAACATCAAGGGTATCTAACCAACGCGATCGCGGACGAAGCATGCGACTTCATCCAACGCAGCAAAGAGGCCCCGTTTTTTGCCTATGTGTCTTTCAATGCTGTCCACACGCCAATGCAGGCTGACCCACAAGACAAGGCAGCCTTTCCGGACCTGCAAGGCGAACGACGAACGGCCGCGCAGATGATGCTTTCGATGGACCGAGCTTGCGGTCAAATCATCGACAAGCTCAACGAGCTCAAGCTAGCCGATAAAACGATCGTGGTCTTCACCAACGACAATGGCGGTCCGATGGATAAAAATGGCTCCAGTAATTACCCATTTGCTGGGGTGAAAGGAACTCAACTCGAAGGCGGGCTTCGTGTCCCTGGGGTGGTGGCTTGGCCGGGAAAGTTGACCCCAGGAACGATCTATCAACAACCTTTAAGCACGCTTGACTTGATCCCTACTTTCGTAGCCGCTGCTGGTGGTGATCCAGCGACGATCGAGAACCTCGACGGCGTCAATATGTTGCCGTATTTGCAAGGTGATAGCGAAGTTCGGCCTCATCCCACACTGCACTGGAAGATGGAAACTCGCAGCGCAATTCGGGAAGGGGATTGGAAACTGATTCGCTATCCAGACCGGCCTGCCGAATTGTTCGACCTGTCGAAAGACCCGAGCGAGCAAAATGATTTGGCTGCCGCTAATCCAGAAGTCGTGAAGGAACTGTTTCGGAAGCAATTCGCCTGGGAACTCGAGTTGCAACGCCCTCTGTTCATGCTGCGAAGAGCAGAAGAAGGCTGGTCGGCTCGCCGGGCTGATCAATTCCGCCAACCACCTGCGGAAGACTATTGAGTCTGGTTCATTTTCCTCGCCCGACTTCCCGAGTTGGCCACCAAGACAAGTCTTTGTTGAATACGAGAGTCAGCCGACTCGCGTTTTTTCAAGCGGTGAAAACTCAAACGGATGCCATGATGTTGCCAAGAACAAAAGTACTGATGATGAATGTTCCGAAAACGTATTTGATTGCCGCAATCGCCGCTTTGCTGCCCGCATCTGCTGAGATCGCGTTGAGTGATTCGCCTGCCAACTCGATAAAAGTAGCAACCGGTTTGCACCCCGCGTCGGATCCGTCCAACGTTGCTGGTTGGGTCCTGCGGGACGATATCAGCGACGAGTTTGAAGGTGACAAGATTGACTCGTCTAAGTGGTTTGTCGAAGGTGAGAATGGCGACTACTACATTTGGAAAGGCCGAGCTCCCTCTCAGTTCGCACCGCACAACGTGATTGTCGAAGACGGGAAGCTAAAGATCCGATCCCAATGGGAACCCGACTTTGAATTCGCAAAAGATGAAGGCCACGAAGGGAACACCTACCGCACCCACGAAGGAAAAGACTTTCCGGTCACAACCGGCGGCGTCGTCAGTCGTAAGCGGTTCTTAAACGGCTACATGGAAGTCAAGTCCAAGCCGGGGAATTCAGCGATGACTGCGGCGTTTTGGGCCATCGGCTATGAATCGGAACTCGACATCTACGAACAGATGGGCAATCCCAACGATGGCGATGACATCAAAGCCGATAGCACCAAGATGAGCGTGCATGACTGGCAACCGCCCGCCCAACGTCCGACCCGGAAGTTTGGATATAAAAAGAAACTTCCCTACCGCGTTGCGGACGACTTTCACGTTTTCGGCTGCGAGTGGGGCGAGGACTATCTGAAGTGCTTCATCGATGGCGAGCTTGTTTACGAGACCACCCAAGAAGCGGAAGGCCAAAACTGGGTGTTAACCAACCCGCTGGAAATCTGGCTGGACTCGGAGATCTTCGTGTGGCTCGGCTTGCCATCGAAAGAGGAGCTGCCCACGGACTTTGAAGTTGAATACATGCGAGTGTGGCAGAAGCCTCAAGCAAACCTGCTTGATCGCGCCTTCTTCGGCTTCGAAGGGCCGATCTTGTTTCAGCAGAACCCGCGTCCCTTGGATCTGGTTCCAGAAAGTTCAAAAGGAAACGACTACCAAAAATTCTGGCGAATCGATGAACTCGCGGCAAAGCACTTTTCTATTGTTCGGCACGAGAAATTTGCCTCCGGAACGCGCAGTCTGAAGTTCACCACCAGCGGTGAACTCTCATCTGACGCTGTTTCAGTCGAAGGCCCCGGCGGTTCGGTCGAATTGGGTGCGGGCGATTACGAGTTGAGCGTCAAGATTTGGGTTGATCCAAACAGCACCCTGCAAAGCGTTCGTTTATCACTGGCCGATCCATTGGTTTCGCTACCAACAATCGATTTGACCGCATGTGCGAAAGGAGAGTGGGTGACCGTGAAGCAGTCGTTCACTCTCGATCAGCCTACGGCGGACCCATGTCGATTAACGATTGCGATCGACCGCGACGACGTTCCGGCAGGAAACAACCTTCTATATATCGACGACATTGTGATCACCCATTCCGAAATTTAGCACGCGATTGCCCCATCAGCTTAGGACTCTTACACCCCAATGAAACACCTCTTCACGTACTTTGCCCTAGTGGCACTTTTGCTTGTTCTGTCGAACGCGTCGTTGTTCGCTGCGGATCTCCAGCCGGTTGGGAACCTATTCGACCAAAGTCCCGGCGATTGGGAGTTTGTGGCTGATCAGTCGGATGAATTCAATGACGTTCAGGTCGATGCCCAAAAATGGAATATCAACACCGAAGACTGGGGTACTTGGAGCTGGGAACCTGAAAACATTTTTCAAAAAGATGGTTCACTCCACCTGCAAATGGTGCAAGACGATCACCAACGCGGTAACACCAAGCTCGCTTATACGTCCGGAATCGCCCGGCAGTATTCGACAGCCGTTTATGGGTACTTCGAAGCACGTGTGAAAGGGTGCGACTTGTTCCCTGGTGCATCCCCCGCATTCTGGTTGCACAGCAAGGGACCTGAGAATCGTTACGAGGCTCGCGATGGTGAAACCGTTGCCTATTCGGAGATCGACATCATCGAATTACAACAGAGCGAATACAACAAAGAAACTAAGCAGCACAACGGTGCCGATATCATCGACTGCAACCTGCACGCGGTGTTGATCCGCAACGGCCAACGTCAATGGATTCGCCCCGGGACCCACCCGGAAACCAACAAGAACGAATACCACGCTCCATTTGATCCTCGCGAAGACTTCCATGTCTACGGCGTAGAAAACAGTAAGGACTTCGTCGTCTGGTACATCGACGGCAAAGAGGTGGCTCGTAAGCCAAACCTGTACTGGCATCTTCCCATGCACGTGACCTTGTCGCTGGGACTTCGCCATCCTTTTGAGGCTTACAAAAACGGGCAACGTGTGGCTGTTCTTGAAAAGACGACCCAAGAGGGTTTTCCAACCGAGATGCTAGTGGATTACGTACGTGTTTGGCGAAACAACGACGTCGTCGCAGAAGCTCCCGCCGTCAAAAAGCAATCTCAAGGATCGGGTACCAAGACAAGACCTAACATGGTCAACAAGGCTGGTGGAAAGGCGACCGGCAACGGGATGAGCCAAGATCAGTTCGTCGCCATGGAAAAAGCCAAGTGGGAAAAGAATGGCTGGCCTTGGAACCAAGAGAAAGTGGAATCCAACTTTGCGGAAATGGATGCCGACAACGACGGCGTTGCTTCGGGAATCGAACGCCAACAATGGTTTGCCAAAAAGCAGGCCTCGCTGAAGTAACTTCGCGGCTAACGAACCCGCTAAATTGATCGGATCGGACGCCTCGTTCTCCGATTGCCAACACCCCCAATGTTCGACGAATCAGACATGAAATCATATAAGACGAACGCATTGATTTACTCGACGATCGTCGCCATGGGAGGCTTCCTTTTCGGATTGGACGCGGCTCTGATTTCGGGAACGATTGACTACATCACCGCTGAGTTCTCGCTGACGCCCGAGCAACTGGGAACCGCTGTCAGTGCGCCCGCTTTGGGAGTGTTGGTCGCATTGCCATTCGCTGGCTACATCTGCAACCAATTCGGCCGTAAGAAAGCGATTCTATTGATCGCGGTGCTCTACCTGATCTCTGCGATTTGTTCGGCGCTCGCCCCCACTTATTGGACTCTCGTTGCGGCCCGCTTCCTGGGCGGTTTGGCGTTCAGTTCGATCTCGTTGGCATCGATGTATATCGGCGAAATTGCACCGCCCAAACTGCGTGGCAAGTTGGTTTCGATGACCCAAATCAATATCGTGATTGGGTTGTCGGGGGCCTATTTCGTGAACTATCTGATCAATCATTGGGCAACTTCCGGTGCACCGTGGGTGGTCAACATGGGGCTCGACACCAGCACCTGGCGGTGGATGTTGGGGTCGGAAGTACCGTTCGCCATCATCTGGTTCGGGTTGTTACTGACCATCCCGGAAAGCCCTTCTTGGTTTGTGTTCCAGCACCGTGATGAAGATGCCAAGCGAACACTTCGCAAACTGATGCCGGAAGACGAAATCGAATCCCATGTAGACGAGGTGCGTGAAAGCATCCACAAGAGTACCGAAGACCATTCCATCAAGTCTCAACTGCGGGAAATCTTTGGCAAGCCGATGCGGTTGACGTTTGTGATCGCGATGACGATTGCGGTTGCACAACAATCCACTGGTATCAACGCGGTGCTGTTCTATGCCCAAACCATCTTCAAGCAACTCGGTATCGGCTCCGACGCGGCCTTCGTGCAAGCCATCTGGGTCGGGCTGACCAGTATCGTGTTCACTGTCATGGGGTTGTTGCTGGTTGATAAACTTGGCCGTCGACCGCTGATTATCTGGGGGATGGTTTGGATCATTGCCAGCCTGGGCATTTGTTCGTATGCGTTCCACAACGCCCGCTACGTCGTCAACGAACAAACGATTGCCGCAATGGAGGCAGCGGAAACCCAAGACGCCTCCATGAATGGGACCGAACGCACCGCTCTAAATGACGTCGATCGACTGAACGCTTTGGCTGGCGTCGAACACACCAGCGACATCGAATTCAAGCAGGCCATCCGTGGTGCCTTAGGCAAAGAGGCCGCCAACAAACACATGGGCACTCTTTTGGATGCCTCGATCAAGATCAATGCGAAACTGGTTTTGTTTGGCATTTTGAGCTTCATTGCCGCTTTCCACTTTTCGGTCGGGCCCGTGATGTGGGTCTTGTTCTCGGAGATTTTCCCCGTCTCGGTCCGCGGCATCGCCATCCCGTTTTTCACGATCGTCACCAGCCTGACCAGTTGGCTGGTGCAGTTTTTCTTCCCTCGGCAACTCGAAAGCATGGGGATGACGGCTGTCTTCCTTTTCTATGCCGGAACGGTGTTCGTCGGACTGGTGATTCTGTTCTTCACACTGATCGAAACCAAGAACATGAGCATCGAAGAAATCCAAGTCGCGATGCGTCCCAAGAACTGAGCAATCGGCGGGATGAGCTTCCAGTCCGTGGATCGAAACACACGGGCAATCGCAGGCCGGAAGCCTATGCCACGTTCAACGATCTCCCTTCAATCTCTTACAACGACCATGATTGACACATCCAAAAGCCCTCACGTCAAGCTCAAGAGCATCGGCATCGGCGACTGCCAGTGGACCCAAGGTTTCTGGGCCGACAAGTTCAAACAATGCGAAGAAGTTATGATGCCCCACATGGGCGAGTTACTTAAGGGTGACATTGGCCACGGTTACAACAATTTCAAGATTGTGGCCGGCATGAAGGAGGGAAAACACCAGGGTTTTGCCTGGCATGATGGTGACTTCTTTAAATGGATGGAGGCTGCGGTTTATGTCTATGCCGTTAACCAAGACTCAAGAATCGTCGACGAACTCGATGAGATCATTGAGGTCATCGCCAAAGCACAAGAAGATGATGGCTATCTACACACCAACATCCAAATCGATGGCATCGCCCATTTTTCCAACCGCAAGTATCACGAGATTTACAACTGCGGTCACCTCTATACCACCGCGTGCATTCACCATCGGGTGACGGGCAAGACCAACTTCCTCGAGATTGCCGTCAAGAACGCGGACCTGCTTTACAAGCTATTTCAACCGCAGCCCAAAGAGCTTTCGCGATTTGGGTTCAATCAATCCCAAATCATGGGTTTGACGGAAC harbors:
- a CDS encoding sulfatase-like hydrolase/transferase, with protein sequence MRFHRLSFNASGLQAVVGGWLPVAVIAFFSLFLVSTSRCLAAEKPNIVLLFADDAGYGDFGFHNSRHFRTPHLDALAKSGVRLTQFYVTGATCGPSRAGMLSGRYQQRFGYEEINVPGIMSEHSKLLGDEMGLRTELPTMGNYLQQQGYRTAVFGKWHMGVADRYHPLKRGFDEFYGFRGGARSFYAYDNRDSTARENWIERGFEGYQEHQGYLTNAIADEACDFIQRSKEAPFFAYVSFNAVHTPMQADPQDKAAFPDLQGERRTAAQMMLSMDRACGQIIDKLNELKLADKTIVVFTNDNGGPMDKNGSSNYPFAGVKGTQLEGGLRVPGVVAWPGKLTPGTIYQQPLSTLDLIPTFVAAAGGDPATIENLDGVNMLPYLQGDSEVRPHPTLHWKMETRSAIREGDWKLIRYPDRPAELFDLSKDPSEQNDLAAANPEVVKELFRKQFAWELELQRPLFMLRRAEEGWSARRADQFRQPPAEDY
- a CDS encoding family 16 glycosylhydrolase, which translates into the protein MMNVPKTYLIAAIAALLPASAEIALSDSPANSIKVATGLHPASDPSNVAGWVLRDDISDEFEGDKIDSSKWFVEGENGDYYIWKGRAPSQFAPHNVIVEDGKLKIRSQWEPDFEFAKDEGHEGNTYRTHEGKDFPVTTGGVVSRKRFLNGYMEVKSKPGNSAMTAAFWAIGYESELDIYEQMGNPNDGDDIKADSTKMSVHDWQPPAQRPTRKFGYKKKLPYRVADDFHVFGCEWGEDYLKCFIDGELVYETTQEAEGQNWVLTNPLEIWLDSEIFVWLGLPSKEELPTDFEVEYMRVWQKPQANLLDRAFFGFEGPILFQQNPRPLDLVPESSKGNDYQKFWRIDELAAKHFSIVRHEKFASGTRSLKFTTSGELSSDAVSVEGPGGSVELGAGDYELSVKIWVDPNSTLQSVRLSLADPLVSLPTIDLTACAKGEWVTVKQSFTLDQPTADPCRLTIAIDRDDVPAGNNLLYIDDIVITHSEI
- a CDS encoding MFS transporter — translated: MKSYKTNALIYSTIVAMGGFLFGLDAALISGTIDYITAEFSLTPEQLGTAVSAPALGVLVALPFAGYICNQFGRKKAILLIAVLYLISAICSALAPTYWTLVAARFLGGLAFSSISLASMYIGEIAPPKLRGKLVSMTQINIVIGLSGAYFVNYLINHWATSGAPWVVNMGLDTSTWRWMLGSEVPFAIIWFGLLLTIPESPSWFVFQHRDEDAKRTLRKLMPEDEIESHVDEVRESIHKSTEDHSIKSQLREIFGKPMRLTFVIAMTIAVAQQSTGINAVLFYAQTIFKQLGIGSDAAFVQAIWVGLTSIVFTVMGLLLVDKLGRRPLIIWGMVWIIASLGICSYAFHNARYVVNEQTIAAMEAAETQDASMNGTERTALNDVDRLNALAGVEHTSDIEFKQAIRGALGKEAANKHMGTLLDASIKINAKLVLFGILSFIAAFHFSVGPVMWVLFSEIFPVSVRGIAIPFFTIVTSLTSWLVQFFFPRQLESMGMTAVFLFYAGTVFVGLVILFFTLIETKNMSIEEIQVAMRPKN
- a CDS encoding kappa-carrageenase, whose amino-acid sequence is MKHLFTYFALVALLLVLSNASLFAADLQPVGNLFDQSPGDWEFVADQSDEFNDVQVDAQKWNINTEDWGTWSWEPENIFQKDGSLHLQMVQDDHQRGNTKLAYTSGIARQYSTAVYGYFEARVKGCDLFPGASPAFWLHSKGPENRYEARDGETVAYSEIDIIELQQSEYNKETKQHNGADIIDCNLHAVLIRNGQRQWIRPGTHPETNKNEYHAPFDPREDFHVYGVENSKDFVVWYIDGKEVARKPNLYWHLPMHVTLSLGLRHPFEAYKNGQRVAVLEKTTQEGFPTEMLVDYVRVWRNNDVVAEAPAVKKQSQGSGTKTRPNMVNKAGGKATGNGMSQDQFVAMEKAKWEKNGWPWNQEKVESNFAEMDADNDGVASGIERQQWFAKKQASLK